A genomic window from Algoriphagus sp. Y33 includes:
- a CDS encoding carboxymuconolactone decarboxylase family protein, translated as MAYINLENKLPGIRSLVKYRPETGRHLYALVRVLLTGDSSLSKGEGELIAAYVSSRNGCIFCTESHASAARILFENHAQVVDEVLENGASEILSLKMNALLQLAGKVQISGKEVRSEDIERAKKAGATDLEIHDAVLISAVFCLFNRYVDGLGTSLPENSADFEEMGHFMISNEYKFHLNSNP; from the coding sequence ATGGCCTATATCAATTTAGAAAATAAGCTCCCCGGCATTAGAAGTTTGGTGAAATACCGACCGGAAACCGGAAGGCATTTGTATGCATTGGTCAGGGTACTACTGACGGGTGATTCATCGCTGAGCAAGGGGGAAGGAGAGTTGATAGCAGCCTATGTCTCCAGTCGTAACGGATGCATATTTTGTACAGAGAGCCACGCTTCTGCAGCCCGGATCTTATTTGAAAACCACGCGCAAGTAGTTGATGAGGTTTTGGAAAATGGGGCATCTGAAATTTTAAGTTTAAAAATGAATGCCCTCCTCCAACTAGCGGGGAAAGTGCAAATAAGCGGAAAGGAAGTTAGGTCAGAGGATATTGAAAGGGCTAAGAAAGCCGGTGCTACTGACCTTGAAATCCATGATGCTGTACTCATATCGGCAGTTTTCTGTCTTTTCAACCGCTATGTAGATGGCTTGGGGACTTCCCTTCCTGAGAATTCAGCTGATTTTGAAGAAATGGGACATTTCATGATTTCCAATGAGTATAAATTTCACCTAAATTCAAATCCTTAA
- a CDS encoding DUF3179 domain-containing (seleno)protein — MKILFYCGLGFLLLFEFLKIYFIMPFPGSQQWDTIDFAYFLHRNKVTFWVVALTLIVIGLKPVMSSSKKWVPFLCLSITVALICIFNFKMAADVMFEEPKELSFQNRDSFEGNDSTLVIAIQNGEEAKAYPIRYIVYHHQVRDTLAGNPVMVTYCSVCRTGRVFSPFVKGKAEKFRLVGMDHFNAMFEDSETGSWWQQATGEAIAGKLRGEKLDEIESTQLTAGAFFKAFPQGEIMAEDPNFISKYDSLGKFEKGTSESKLTGTDPFSWNEKSWVIGVDLQSGAKAYDWNELENNRSIRDQVGDQDIVILLHEDTQSFAVYEIPPFTGIHLWAGDTLYLDSDAYSFTGKSLDSSQPNLKRLKAYQEFWHSWRTFRPNTRKYN, encoded by the coding sequence ATGAAAATCCTGTTTTACTGTGGTTTAGGCTTTTTGCTGCTGTTTGAATTTCTGAAGATATATTTCATCATGCCTTTTCCCGGCAGTCAGCAATGGGATACCATTGATTTTGCCTATTTCCTTCATCGTAATAAAGTGACCTTTTGGGTTGTCGCGCTGACGTTGATCGTCATTGGCCTCAAACCGGTCATGTCTAGTTCCAAAAAGTGGGTTCCCTTCCTTTGCCTGTCAATCACGGTAGCACTTATCTGTATTTTCAATTTTAAAATGGCAGCTGATGTAATGTTTGAAGAGCCCAAAGAGCTCAGTTTTCAAAACAGGGATTCTTTTGAAGGCAATGACAGTACGCTGGTTATTGCCATTCAAAACGGAGAAGAAGCCAAAGCCTACCCCATCCGTTACATCGTGTATCATCATCAGGTGAGAGATACTCTGGCAGGTAATCCTGTGATGGTGACCTACTGCTCTGTATGTCGGACAGGGCGTGTTTTTTCTCCTTTTGTGAAAGGGAAAGCAGAAAAATTCCGGTTGGTAGGCATGGATCATTTCAATGCCATGTTTGAAGATTCAGAGACAGGAAGCTGGTGGCAACAGGCTACAGGAGAAGCTATTGCCGGTAAGTTGAGGGGAGAAAAACTGGATGAAATCGAATCAACGCAGTTGACTGCAGGAGCATTCTTCAAAGCCTTCCCCCAAGGAGAAATTATGGCTGAGGATCCAAATTTCATTTCGAAATATGACTCCTTGGGCAAATTTGAAAAAGGGACAAGCGAAAGCAAACTTACCGGGACAGATCCTTTTTCTTGGAATGAGAAATCATGGGTGATAGGTGTTGACCTGCAAAGTGGTGCAAAAGCTTACGACTGGAACGAACTTGAAAATAACCGTTCAATCCGTGATCAAGTAGGCGATCAGGATATTGTGATCCTTTTGCATGAAGACACCCAAAGTTTTGCAGTCTATGAGATTCCTCCCTTCACAGGGATCCACCTCTGGGCCGGAGATACACTTTATCTGGATTCAGATGCTTATTCTTTTACCGGAAAATCTCTGGATTCTAGCCAACCTAATCTGAAGCGCCTTAAAGCTTACCAGGAATTCTGGCATAGCTGGAGGACTTTCAGGCCTAACACTAGAAAATATAACTAA
- a CDS encoding phosphatase PAP2 family protein, with protein MKILRLSLVVLVALLTVTGCNMDLNTELEFESYEFSGIDQDAGTWKPILISSGSDIAVDEPTADNSPEFLAELDGVKSRIASMSSDEKKNVSHWTNNAVIRWNEVALGLIAKYNLIPGPNEDDSYTLPNPANPAGPPAFPFAHPPYASRALAYLSVAQYDGLISAWHYKFLYQRPAPYEIDAEIPHAYVSNNLPSYPSEGAVLATVSRKILTAMFPLEAEYLMRLEQQHLESLVLSGEHVPSDVEAGKKIGEEIASIALARASSDGMKNAQAPKSVSDSLRAAAFERFGWQWENLESPARPVGLTPLFGQVKMWSVENVEDTRPGVPPAPGSEAFNKDVKILQDYAENVTQERRKIANFWQDGLGTYTPPGHWNDIAGEFILKYKLNSIRTARAFAYMNMAIMDGGVSCWDAKFYYYYPRPIQMIKDFETIAGTPNFPAYTSGHSVFSAAAAEVLTYLFPQEGNVFQKWAEEAAISRVYGGIHWTFDATVGTTQGRDVAQYTIDVARSDGADN; from the coding sequence ATGAAAATACTTCGACTATCACTAGTAGTACTAGTTGCCCTGCTCACTGTGACGGGATGCAACATGGATTTAAATACAGAATTGGAATTCGAGAGCTATGAATTTTCAGGGATTGATCAGGATGCAGGTACCTGGAAACCGATATTGATTTCCTCCGGAAGTGATATTGCTGTTGATGAACCTACGGCTGATAATTCCCCTGAGTTTTTGGCAGAATTGGATGGAGTGAAATCGAGGATAGCCTCCATGTCAAGCGATGAGAAGAAGAATGTATCTCATTGGACCAATAATGCTGTTATCCGCTGGAACGAAGTTGCGCTAGGGCTTATTGCCAAGTACAATTTGATACCGGGTCCCAATGAGGATGACTCTTATACACTGCCCAATCCGGCTAATCCGGCTGGCCCGCCTGCATTTCCATTTGCCCATCCACCCTATGCGAGTAGAGCTTTGGCATATCTTTCTGTTGCACAATATGATGGATTGATTTCTGCATGGCATTACAAATTTCTCTATCAAAGACCTGCCCCTTATGAGATAGATGCGGAAATCCCACATGCTTATGTTTCCAATAATTTACCTTCATATCCATCCGAGGGTGCGGTGTTGGCCACAGTATCGAGGAAGATATTGACAGCTATGTTTCCATTAGAGGCTGAATACTTGATGCGGCTGGAGCAGCAGCACTTGGAAAGCTTGGTGTTGTCAGGAGAACATGTGCCGAGTGACGTGGAAGCAGGAAAGAAGATAGGAGAGGAGATCGCTAGTATTGCACTTGCAAGAGCATCCAGTGATGGGATGAAGAATGCCCAAGCACCGAAGTCCGTTTCCGATTCCCTGAGAGCAGCGGCATTTGAACGCTTTGGCTGGCAATGGGAAAATCTGGAAAGCCCTGCCCGTCCGGTAGGATTGACCCCTCTATTTGGCCAAGTGAAAATGTGGAGTGTTGAAAATGTAGAAGATACTAGACCTGGGGTTCCGCCTGCTCCCGGTTCTGAAGCATTCAATAAGGATGTGAAGATCTTGCAGGACTATGCTGAGAATGTCACCCAAGAGCGTAGAAAAATCGCGAATTTCTGGCAAGATGGTCTTGGTACCTACACACCTCCCGGGCACTGGAATGACATAGCGGGTGAATTTATACTCAAATACAAGCTTAACTCAATACGCACTGCCCGTGCATTTGCCTATATGAATATGGCGATCATGGATGGAGGGGTCAGTTGCTGGGATGCCAAGTTCTATTACTATTATCCTAGACCTATACAGATGATCAAGGATTTTGAGACTATTGCAGGTACACCAAACTTTCCTGCCTACACCTCAGGACATTCTGTGTTTTCGGCTGCAGCGGCTGAAGTCTTAACCTATCTATTTCCTCAGGAGGGAAATGTGTTTCAGAAGTGGGCGGAAGAAGCTGCAATATCTAGGGTTTACGGAGGTATTCACTGGACTTTTGATGCTACCGTCGGGACTACGCAGGGTAGAGATGTCGCCCAATACACCATTGACGTCGCCAGATCTGACGGCGCAGATAATTAA
- a CDS encoding carboxymuconolactone decarboxylase family protein, giving the protein MPHITLEEHLPGITGLLEYRKDTAQPIRELTQLLLRGPSSLTEAERELIATIVSHGNECKFCTTAHAETVNELLHECDTVQQVLDNVETASISSKMKALLIIARQTQQSGKSVTTAHIQRAKHAGATDLEIHDTVLISALFCLYNRYVDGLGTKLPKDNSYFKSLAERLTTQGYHRNPGGYEHLKNNK; this is encoded by the coding sequence ATGCCTCACATCACACTAGAAGAGCATCTCCCCGGAATCACCGGACTGCTCGAATATAGAAAAGACACTGCCCAGCCGATCAGAGAGTTGACCCAACTGCTCTTGAGGGGGCCTTCCTCTTTGACAGAGGCGGAGCGGGAATTAATTGCCACGATTGTTTCCCATGGAAATGAGTGCAAATTCTGCACAACTGCCCATGCCGAAACGGTCAATGAGTTGCTGCATGAATGCGATACGGTACAGCAGGTTTTGGATAATGTGGAGACGGCTTCTATTTCCAGCAAAATGAAAGCCTTGCTGATAATTGCAAGACAAACACAACAAAGTGGGAAGAGTGTAACCACCGCCCATATTCAGCGGGCAAAACATGCCGGAGCTACGGATCTGGAGATACACGACACCGTATTGATCTCAGCTCTTTTTTGCCTGTATAATAGGTATGTGGACGGACTTGGTACCAAGCTTCCAAAGGACAATTCTTACTTCAAATCCCTTGCCGAACGGTTAACCACTCAAGGTTATCATCGAAATCCCGGTGGATATGAACATCTCAAAAACAACAAGTAG
- a CDS encoding transporter, producing MKKYIKILFATAVLTLAYINSYAQGCVAIRQFSGVGTTTGQVGGQSAGDWNLALNYRYFKSFRHFSGKEEHPHRVEQGTEVINKSHFVDLAVNYSFTDRFFGSLILPFVTHDRSSMYEHGGNPPNGLGERHHTSVSGIADMRLSANYWLISPAKAQHGNVSVGLGIKLPTGAYGAEGMFYNQGPDRNIDRIAVLDQSIQPGDGGVGATLDVQGFYMLSHSVVLSGSLFYLANPQATNGTVRRGGNPETPEFDEFSVPDQYAVRIGASYMTPLPGVSIYGGGRMECLTASDLFGSSEGYRRPGYVISVEPGITYSKGNFAALLSVPIAVERNRTKNYTDKIRGSHGDAAFADYMINVGLAWRIPKKATEVFNSL from the coding sequence ATGAAAAAATATATCAAAATCCTATTCGCTACTGCCGTATTGACTTTAGCATATATTAATTCTTATGCCCAGGGTTGTGTGGCTATCAGACAGTTTTCAGGCGTAGGTACTACCACAGGTCAAGTGGGCGGACAGTCGGCAGGAGACTGGAACCTCGCCTTGAATTATAGATATTTCAAATCTTTCCGGCATTTCAGCGGAAAAGAGGAGCATCCACATCGAGTGGAGCAAGGTACAGAAGTGATCAATAAATCCCATTTCGTAGATCTGGCGGTAAATTACTCCTTTACCGATAGGTTTTTTGGCTCATTGATTCTTCCTTTTGTCACCCATGACAGATCTTCCATGTACGAGCATGGTGGAAATCCTCCCAATGGACTTGGAGAACGTCATCATACCAGCGTTAGCGGAATAGCGGATATGCGTCTGTCGGCTAATTATTGGCTAATCAGTCCTGCAAAAGCCCAACATGGAAATGTATCTGTGGGTTTGGGAATCAAACTGCCTACCGGTGCTTACGGTGCTGAAGGGATGTTTTATAATCAGGGACCTGATAGGAATATTGACAGAATAGCTGTGTTGGATCAATCCATCCAGCCCGGTGACGGAGGTGTAGGGGCCACATTGGATGTACAGGGCTTTTATATGCTATCCCACAGTGTGGTCTTGAGCGGAAGTCTTTTTTATCTGGCAAATCCTCAAGCGACTAACGGCACCGTAAGACGGGGTGGGAATCCTGAAACCCCGGAGTTCGATGAGTTTTCTGTACCTGATCAGTATGCCGTCCGTATAGGAGCATCTTATATGACTCCACTGCCTGGAGTGAGTATATATGGAGGAGGACGGATGGAATGTCTTACTGCCAGTGATTTGTTCGGAAGCAGTGAAGGCTATAGAAGACCTGGATACGTGATTTCTGTTGAACCGGGAATCACTTACAGTAAGGGCAATTTTGCAGCTTTGCTGTCCGTCCCTATCGCGGTAGAACGCAACCGCACCAAAAACTACACGGACAAAATCCGTGGATCCCACGGAGACGCAGCTTTTGCAGATTATATGATCAATGTGGGCTTGGCATGGAGAATTCCCAAAAAAGCCACGGAAGTTTTTAATTCACTTTAA
- a CDS encoding MFS transporter produces the protein MESTITIPSDSEVGRDKISAYLWSVFLICFLGNASAGTISTIASVYLPVIADQLASVGSAERIYEISAYINALYLAGWAIGGMTWGIISDKIGRAKSLAMCLGAVGIFTICVSYAGSWEVLVGLRLLGGIAVGGVMVITMTLLSEVWPAKTRSVVMGIVSIGFPVGIFSSGLVNLWVNDWRQAFFIGVLPLILAAISYVHLKESTKWELSQLNIVGTESRKNSHFKAPGLIHGAVVFGSMLIALWSAFSWMPTWVQSLLRESSGQTERGSVMMILGFGGIMGGILSGWIVKVIGVKKSMLVCFSGALSISILLYGFTGEFSYWIYPAITFLSFFFGISQGLLSFYIPQLFAIDIRAGATGFCFNAGRVITALAVFSLGSLVVYLGGYGNALLLFSGFLLVGFFFVLVSKSPSQQNNQ, from the coding sequence ATGGAATCGACGATAACCATACCTAGCGATTCTGAAGTGGGCAGAGACAAGATCTCTGCCTACCTTTGGAGTGTTTTCCTGATTTGTTTTTTGGGAAATGCAAGTGCGGGAACGATATCAACGATCGCCTCAGTTTATTTGCCTGTAATCGCAGATCAATTGGCAAGTGTGGGATCCGCCGAACGAATTTATGAGATCAGTGCCTATATCAATGCCCTTTATCTGGCAGGCTGGGCAATAGGAGGAATGACATGGGGAATAATCTCTGATAAAATCGGCAGAGCAAAATCACTGGCTATGTGCCTGGGTGCAGTAGGGATATTTACCATTTGCGTATCATATGCCGGTTCATGGGAAGTGCTAGTTGGGCTCAGGCTGTTAGGAGGGATTGCTGTGGGCGGAGTGATGGTCATCACCATGACTTTGTTATCCGAGGTTTGGCCTGCCAAAACCCGCTCAGTAGTGATGGGGATAGTTTCGATCGGGTTTCCTGTGGGAATATTCTCTTCCGGATTGGTCAATCTTTGGGTGAATGATTGGAGACAGGCATTTTTTATCGGGGTACTACCTCTTATCCTGGCAGCAATTTCTTATGTACATTTAAAGGAGTCCACCAAGTGGGAACTTTCCCAACTGAATATTGTAGGTACCGAATCCCGTAAGAATTCTCATTTTAAAGCACCGGGACTGATTCATGGTGCGGTGGTTTTTGGAAGCATGTTGATCGCACTTTGGTCGGCGTTTTCCTGGATGCCTACTTGGGTACAAAGTTTACTTCGGGAGTCATCCGGCCAGACAGAGCGTGGATCAGTGATGATGATTTTGGGTTTTGGGGGAATTATGGGAGGGATACTTTCAGGGTGGATTGTAAAAGTGATTGGGGTAAAAAAATCTATGTTAGTTTGCTTTTCCGGGGCACTAAGTATTTCCATCCTGCTTTATGGCTTTACAGGGGAATTCTCATATTGGATTTATCCCGCCATTACCTTCCTGTCTTTTTTCTTCGGTATAAGTCAGGGATTACTTTCCTTTTATATCCCACAGCTTTTTGCAATAGACATTCGAGCTGGAGCGACAGGTTTTTGTTTCAATGCAGGAAGGGTGATTACAGCCCTAGCCGTCTTTTCGCTGGGGTCATTGGTGGTGTACCTTGGTGGATACGGTAATGCTCTTCTGCTTTTTTCAGGATTCTTACTGGTAGGATTTTTCTTTGTCTTAGTCAGTAAATCTCCTTCACAACAAAATAATCAATAA
- a CDS encoding transporter produces MKVHFRQLILLIGVFCVPYLSLAQTPTDGLMMPKGDICFLLNFEYGQFDHYWEGETLRKNGTIAKVQRRTAMVMAAYGITKRLDVYAGLPYVSTNSTTPNGGKFAGTSGIQDLALGLKYEVLRHKGERGELTVFGSVLFSTPVSNYLSDYQPYSIGIGAPQIAWRGILEYEWNNGFYARVQGGYLWKGYTQAEREYYYNDGSYFTSWMDVPSAWTYEAVVGKWFMNKSLKTELSYNSSSSTSGDDIRAYNAPQPTNKVNMDRIGVFAQYFFNNPKGLGLVASYSRVINGRNAPELSVFSAGVTYQFGLFSAKN; encoded by the coding sequence ATGAAAGTGCATTTCAGGCAGCTTATACTCTTGATAGGAGTATTCTGTGTGCCCTATTTGTCTTTGGCACAAACTCCTACTGATGGGTTGATGATGCCAAAGGGTGACATCTGTTTCCTACTCAATTTTGAATATGGGCAGTTTGATCATTATTGGGAGGGAGAGACCCTTCGGAAAAACGGAACCATAGCCAAAGTACAAAGGAGAACAGCTATGGTAATGGCAGCTTATGGAATTACTAAGCGGCTGGATGTATATGCAGGACTTCCTTATGTAAGTACCAATTCTACCACGCCAAACGGTGGAAAGTTTGCCGGAACTTCAGGAATTCAGGACTTGGCACTTGGGCTAAAATATGAGGTGCTTAGGCACAAAGGGGAAAGAGGTGAGTTGACAGTGTTTGGCTCTGTCCTTTTTTCTACTCCTGTGTCCAATTACCTTTCAGATTATCAGCCTTATAGTATTGGGATAGGAGCCCCACAAATAGCCTGGAGAGGAATCCTGGAGTACGAGTGGAACAATGGATTCTATGCCAGAGTGCAAGGTGGCTACCTCTGGAAAGGCTATACCCAAGCTGAACGCGAATACTATTACAACGATGGCAGCTATTTCACCTCATGGATGGATGTGCCAAGTGCTTGGACGTATGAAGCCGTTGTGGGGAAGTGGTTTATGAATAAATCCCTTAAAACAGAATTGAGCTACAATTCCTCAAGTTCTACTTCCGGTGATGATATCCGGGCTTACAATGCCCCTCAGCCTACCAATAAGGTCAATATGGATCGTATAGGTGTATTTGCCCAATATTTCTTCAATAACCCAAAAGGACTGGGATTGGTAGCTTCCTACAGCAGGGTAATCAACGGTCGGAATGCACCTGAATTGTCAGTATTCAGCGCCGGAGTTACCTATCAGTTTGGCCTTTTCTCAGCTAAAAATTAA
- a CDS encoding TonB-dependent receptor produces the protein MKKTLVTLLILGLSSLALIAQTKLTGTVADAESGESIIGASILVQGKLTGTVTDRAGNFELSTAVKLPLVLEISYVGYQKATIEVQTSVPIVVKLIPSIELLSEVVFSASRIEESIFQSPVSIEKMDIKTIRESASMNFYEGIQNLKGVELVTSGLTYKQINTRGFNSIGNPRMLQLVDGVDNQTPGLNFAVGNLFGSNDLDMESVELIPGAASALYGPVAFNGVLMMRTKDPFLYQGLSVQAKTGINHVNDAYADPSGVYDFSIRYAKAFNNKFAFKVNASYFTGLDWYATNYEDIDAQTSPEFRGDNNPARDALNIYGDEVARTLPGIGRVSRTGYEEKDLMNYDSKGIGFNTSLHYRINENMEVIYGYQVGQGRAAYTGSNRFMLNNFVLQQHKLELKGSNFFLRGYLITENSNDSYNTRALGQHINRAWVRDLNGQVVASDQADDTWFARYAAAFNGDIPAVESGNHNFARSFADEGRLLPGSENYNQEKDRLIQVQGLAGAGILSQSKYYHAEGQYDFSNKIKFADILVGGNFRLYDMFTNGTLYDDLNKDVIIREGGAFVQISKRLVNDKLKFTFSERYDKNENFQGRLTPRISAVFSPSEKHSFRSSFQSGFRNPTPGDQYIFLNVGPIIILGGVPDNSEGLNVYENSYTAASVGAFGSAFGQAVGTGTPPQEALMNNLDLLQKSDVDYIKPERISTFEVGYRGLWMDNLSVDFNYYYSRYTDFIINTVVIRPDSEILLDNWDYNPVAAMDILNGDIQAFQLYTNASDVVSSQGATLGFNYLLPRGYSLGVNGTWASFDLMEADANNIPAFNTPGFRTGVTFGNSELTKRLGFTIAWRWQDAFDWSGTLTQLRPGRIDAYSMVDAQLSYRLPQLKSVVKIGANNLFNNQVFQAFGSPTVGGLYYISLTFDEMFR, from the coding sequence ATGAAAAAAACGCTAGTTACGTTGTTAATTCTAGGCTTATCGAGTCTAGCGTTAATTGCCCAAACCAAACTGACAGGGACTGTTGCAGATGCTGAATCCGGCGAAAGTATCATAGGAGCTTCTATCTTGGTTCAGGGAAAACTGACCGGGACAGTGACTGACCGGGCAGGAAATTTTGAATTATCCACTGCAGTTAAACTCCCCCTTGTTTTGGAGATTTCATATGTGGGGTATCAAAAAGCAACCATTGAAGTACAGACTTCAGTACCAATTGTGGTGAAATTAATCCCTTCTATAGAATTACTCAGCGAGGTGGTTTTCTCCGCTTCCCGAATAGAAGAATCGATTTTCCAATCTCCGGTGAGTATAGAAAAAATGGATATTAAGACTATCCGGGAATCAGCTTCCATGAACTTTTATGAAGGGATCCAAAATCTCAAGGGAGTGGAATTGGTGACGAGCGGGCTGACCTACAAACAGATCAATACCAGAGGCTTCAACAGTATAGGAAATCCCCGGATGTTGCAGTTGGTGGACGGAGTGGACAATCAGACTCCGGGACTGAATTTTGCGGTAGGCAATCTTTTTGGTTCCAACGACTTGGATATGGAAAGTGTCGAACTAATTCCGGGAGCAGCTTCCGCCCTTTACGGTCCGGTCGCATTCAATGGTGTATTGATGATGCGTACCAAAGACCCCTTCCTCTATCAGGGATTAAGCGTGCAGGCAAAGACAGGAATCAACCATGTAAATGATGCTTATGCTGATCCAAGCGGGGTTTATGATTTTTCTATTCGCTATGCCAAAGCCTTTAACAATAAGTTTGCGTTCAAGGTGAATGCATCCTACTTCACAGGATTGGATTGGTATGCCACCAACTATGAAGATATTGATGCCCAAACTTCACCGGAGTTTCGGGGTGACAATAATCCGGCTAGAGATGCCCTCAATATTTATGGAGATGAAGTCGCCAGGACCTTGCCGGGAATAGGGAGAGTATCCCGTACCGGCTATGAGGAAAAAGACCTGATGAATTACGATTCTAAAGGGATAGGTTTCAATACCTCGCTCCATTATCGAATAAATGAAAACATGGAAGTCATCTATGGTTACCAAGTTGGACAAGGACGGGCAGCTTATACGGGAAGTAACCGGTTTATGCTAAATAACTTCGTGCTGCAACAACATAAATTGGAGCTGAAAGGGTCTAACTTTTTCCTGAGAGGCTATCTGATCACTGAAAATTCCAATGATTCTTACAATACCAGAGCGCTAGGTCAGCATATCAACAGAGCCTGGGTCAGGGATTTGAATGGGCAGGTAGTTGCTTCCGATCAGGCTGACGATACTTGGTTTGCCCGATATGCGGCGGCTTTTAACGGAGACATTCCGGCTGTGGAGAGTGGGAACCACAACTTTGCAAGGTCATTTGCAGATGAGGGAAGGCTCCTTCCCGGATCGGAAAATTACAACCAAGAAAAGGATCGTCTGATCCAAGTGCAGGGGTTAGCCGGTGCCGGAATATTGAGCCAAAGTAAGTATTACCATGCAGAAGGACAGTATGATTTTAGCAACAAAATCAAATTTGCGGATATTTTGGTTGGGGGTAATTTCAGGCTTTATGACATGTTTACCAATGGAACGTTGTATGATGACCTGAACAAAGATGTCATAATTAGAGAAGGGGGTGCTTTTGTCCAGATTTCCAAGCGACTTGTTAATGATAAACTGAAGTTTACTTTCTCTGAGCGATATGATAAAAATGAAAACTTCCAAGGAAGATTAACTCCAAGAATTTCAGCTGTGTTTTCTCCTTCAGAAAAACACAGCTTTCGTTCCTCCTTTCAAAGTGGCTTCAGAAATCCAACGCCGGGGGATCAATATATCTTCTTAAATGTCGGCCCAATTATCATCTTGGGAGGTGTGCCCGACAATAGTGAAGGTCTAAATGTGTATGAAAATTCTTATACCGCTGCTTCAGTTGGAGCTTTTGGGTCAGCATTCGGGCAGGCTGTTGGAACAGGAACGCCTCCGCAAGAAGCACTGATGAACAATCTTGATCTGCTCCAAAAATCAGATGTGGATTACATCAAACCTGAACGTATCTCAACCTTTGAAGTCGGATATCGGGGGCTATGGATGGATAATCTTTCTGTGGATTTTAATTACTATTATAGCCGCTACACCGATTTCATTATCAATACAGTTGTCATCAGGCCTGACAGCGAGATTTTGTTGGATAATTGGGACTATAATCCAGTTGCTGCGATGGATATCCTCAATGGTGACATTCAGGCATTCCAGCTCTATACCAATGCCTCAGATGTGGTTTCTTCTCAGGGAGCTACTTTAGGATTCAATTATTTATTGCCTAGAGGCTACTCTCTGGGAGTTAATGGGACTTGGGCATCTTTTGACCTGATGGAAGCAGATGCCAATAACATACCCGCATTCAACACGCCGGGATTTCGCACCGGAGTCACTTTTGGAAACTCCGAACTGACCAAGCGGCTAGGCTTTACTATTGCTTGGAGATGGCAGGATGCTTTTGACTGGAGTGGGACATTGACCCAGTTGCGGCCGGGAAGAATTGATGCTTATTCAATGGTGGATGCGCAGCTCAGCTACAGACTTCCACAATTGAAATCTGTGGTGAAGATCGGTGCCAACAACTTGTTTAATAATCAAGTGTTTCAGGCATTCGGCTCTCCGACTGTAGGTGGATTATACTACATCAGTTTGACATTTGATGAGATGTTTCGGTAA
- a CDS encoding carboxymuconolactone decarboxylase family protein, which translates to MTYIHVPDNLPGIRGLMAFRPDTAKHLNQLAEELLRSENSLTRGERELIATHVSYLNDCFYCQHAHQALAGYYLACDFEKLDEIKANPDQANLSGKIKALLKIAGSVQKGGLQVTPDQIEKAKAKGATDREIHDTVLIAAAFCMFNRYVDGQGTEAPQDREFYKNRAEARANEGYANYNPEN; encoded by the coding sequence ATGACCTACATTCATGTTCCTGACAATCTGCCGGGAATCCGTGGTTTGATGGCTTTCAGACCGGATACCGCCAAACACCTAAACCAACTCGCGGAAGAACTCCTCAGATCTGAAAATTCGCTTACAAGGGGTGAACGGGAATTGATTGCTACCCATGTTTCTTACCTGAATGACTGCTTTTATTGTCAGCATGCACATCAGGCTTTGGCAGGGTATTACCTAGCATGTGATTTTGAGAAGTTGGATGAAATCAAAGCGAATCCTGATCAGGCTAATCTTTCCGGTAAAATAAAAGCCCTGCTCAAGATCGCCGGAAGTGTTCAAAAAGGCGGACTTCAGGTGACACCTGATCAGATCGAAAAAGCAAAAGCTAAAGGAGCAACAGACAGAGAAATTCACGATACAGTTTTAATTGCTGCTGCATTTTGTATGTTCAATCGCTATGTGGATGGACAGGGTACTGAGGCACCACAGGATCGGGAATTCTATAAAAACCGGGCAGAAGCTAGGGCAAACGAAGGATATGCCAATTACAATCCGGAGAATTAG